Proteins encoded in a region of the Natronorubrum halophilum genome:
- a CDS encoding inorganic phosphate transporter, with translation MVETVLLVGVIASIFVGFNIGGSSTGIAWGPAVGAGLLRKTTAAALMTFFVFLGGWTVGRNVMDTLSGDIISIEISLVAGVAVLFFIGLGILIANVFGVPVPTSMTTVGAIAGLGLATETLNYETITWIISWWVVTPVLGLWVGATIGRYIYPELNRRFEISASEGALLTLDRSGSAPKPVLGPNTTYQELVGTVVVFIIGCYMAFSAGASNVPNAVAPLVSSGALEVDTAIIIATVAIGLGGFTIARRTMESVGSELSEIPLLAALIVMLTASTITTALSWIGIPISLVMASVMTIIGLGWGRATRPITARDAIRGDTDTELAMGALTAESDAPVTKIGEAESEEVLNAGDLFNPRAIVKYVSMWIIGPTTSTLLAYGFFVAVGIT, from the coding sequence ATGGTCGAAACTGTGCTGTTGGTCGGGGTCATCGCCTCGATTTTCGTCGGATTCAATATCGGCGGCTCGTCGACCGGAATCGCGTGGGGACCCGCCGTAGGAGCGGGACTGCTTCGAAAGACCACGGCGGCCGCGTTGATGACGTTTTTTGTCTTTCTCGGCGGCTGGACCGTCGGGCGGAATGTAATGGACACGCTCAGCGGCGACATAATCTCGATCGAAATTTCGCTGGTGGCCGGTGTCGCCGTCCTCTTTTTCATCGGACTGGGTATTCTCATCGCGAACGTCTTCGGCGTCCCCGTTCCGACGTCGATGACGACCGTCGGCGCGATCGCCGGATTGGGGCTGGCGACCGAGACCCTCAACTACGAGACGATCACCTGGATCATCTCGTGGTGGGTCGTCACGCCGGTTCTTGGACTCTGGGTCGGGGCGACCATCGGCCGATATATCTACCCCGAACTCAATCGGCGCTTCGAGATCAGCGCGTCCGAGGGGGCGCTACTCACGCTCGATCGCAGCGGTTCGGCTCCGAAACCAGTACTCGGACCGAACACGACGTATCAGGAACTCGTCGGGACGGTCGTCGTCTTCATCATCGGCTGTTACATGGCCTTTAGCGCCGGTGCGAGCAACGTTCCAAACGCCGTCGCACCGCTGGTCAGTAGCGGCGCGCTCGAGGTCGACACCGCCATCATCATCGCTACCGTCGCGATCGGACTCGGCGGCTTTACCATCGCCCGACGGACGATGGAGTCCGTCGGGAGCGAACTCAGCGAGATCCCGCTGTTGGCGGCGCTGATCGTCATGCTCACTGCCTCGACGATCACGACCGCACTCTCGTGGATCGGCATTCCGATCAGTCTCGTGATGGCGTCGGTGATGACGATTATCGGCCTGGGCTGGGGGCGAGCCACTCGTCCGATCACGGCTCGAGATGCTATTCGTGGCGACACCGACACGGAGCTGGCGATGGGCGCACTGACCGCTGAATCCGACGCGCCGGTCACCAAAATCGGTGAAGCGGAGTCCGAAGAAGTCCTGAACGCGGGCGATCTCTTTAACCCGCGAGCTATCGTGAAGTACGTCTCGATGTGGATTATCGGACCGACGACGTCGACACTGCTTGCCTACGGGTTCTTCGTCGCCGTCGGTATCACCTGA
- a CDS encoding universal stress protein codes for MISRVLVPMDGSEMSEQALEYALEVYPDAEITVLCVVGEPSSMWGAATGMALADDLGEVTAEHAQPTFDRARELAADAGRDADLETVAELGHPVRAIINRADDYDTVVVGSHGGTVADRLFIGNVAEKVVRRSPVPVVVVR; via the coding sequence ATGATTTCGCGCGTTCTCGTTCCGATGGACGGCTCGGAGATGAGCGAACAGGCACTCGAGTACGCTCTCGAAGTCTACCCCGACGCCGAGATAACCGTCCTGTGCGTCGTCGGCGAACCGTCGTCGATGTGGGGGGCGGCCACGGGCATGGCACTCGCCGACGATCTCGGGGAAGTGACAGCAGAACACGCACAGCCGACGTTCGACCGCGCACGCGAACTCGCCGCCGACGCCGGTAGAGACGCGGACCTCGAGACCGTCGCGGAACTTGGCCACCCCGTTCGGGCGATCATCAACCGCGCCGACGACTACGATACCGTCGTCGTCGGCAGTCACGGAGGGACGGTCGCCGACCGCCTGTTCATCGGCAACGTCGCGGAGAAGGTCGTTCGTCGATCACCGGTCCCGGTGGTGGTCGTTCGA